From a single Candidatus Hydrogenedens sp. genomic region:
- a CDS encoding DUF1559 domain-containing protein, translating into MKKSGFTLIELLVVIAIIGILAAILLPALARAREAARRSSCANNLKQIGLALKMYANEAKGERFPPIKSTNCDGSPTIGLATMIDMETMYPEYLNDFQVLVCPSSPWAGPALQLWDEGKNPATTYEEALAEGHMFLNGVSVHQNGIIEPCEVYEHPYVYFGWAINPTLFQANEDYNFFENAIENLVETITNPANTTQQCKQYADEDWIFPDIGIPSILASSRQAYRLREGIERFLITDINNPSSSNMAQSILPVMWDEISGDEASHFNHAPGGCNVLYMDGHVEFLKFVPQPGSEINKGNSFPVNSGGIIIHEASHHGAHHHH; encoded by the coding sequence ATGAAAAAATCAGGTTTTACTCTTATAGAATTGCTTGTAGTCATAGCAATTATAGGTATTCTGGCGGCAATTTTATTGCCCGCATTAGCACGGGCACGAGAGGCAGCACGACGCTCTTCCTGTGCAAACAACTTAAAACAAATAGGTTTGGCTTTGAAAATGTATGCCAACGAAGCGAAGGGAGAACGCTTTCCCCCTATTAAATCTACCAATTGTGATGGAAGTCCAACCATAGGTCTTGCCACAATGATTGATATGGAAACGATGTATCCGGAGTATTTGAATGATTTTCAAGTTCTGGTTTGCCCGAGTTCACCATGGGCAGGTCCCGCATTGCAATTATGGGATGAAGGAAAAAACCCGGCAACTACTTATGAAGAGGCTCTAGCAGAAGGACACATGTTTCTTAATGGGGTTTCTGTTCATCAAAATGGGATTATTGAACCCTGCGAAGTATATGAACATCCGTATGTATATTTTGGCTGGGCTATTAATCCAACCCTGTTTCAGGCAAATGAAGATTATAACTTTTTCGAAAATGCCATCGAAAACCTTGTTGAAACGATAACGAACCCCGCAAATACAACACAGCAATGTAAACAATATGCAGATGAAGATTGGATTTTCCCAGACATCGGAATTCCTTCTATTTTGGCAAGTTCAAGACAGGCATATCGTTTGCGTGAAGGAATTGAACGATTTTTGATTACAGACATAAACAATCCGAGCAGTTCCAATATGGCTCAATCCATTTTACCCGTGATGTGGGATGAGATATCCGGTGATGAGGCATCTCATTTTAACCATGCTCCTGGTGGATGTAATGTCCTATATATGGATGGACATGTTGAATTCTTAAAATTTGTTCCACAACCAGGCAGTGAAATAAATAAAGGTAATTCTTTCCCTGTTAATAGTGGGGGAATTATTATTCACGAGGCATCTCATCACGGAGCACATCACCATCACTAA
- a CDS encoding DUF4097 family beta strand repeat-containing protein, with translation MDYQITVPEGINLEVNVTGRGSVYITAGAKDVSVHANQGDITIIQPEGEIFAQTILGRIDVSQIKDSADIQTINGAIYTTMIKGKIRANSVNGNIQATLLSENIEICDLSVTNGNITLIIPELFSSKILAKTHRGYVTSEFALGEITPGTQVRQIEKQIGKGVADLKLTSMNGKILISRLVQ, from the coding sequence GTGGATTATCAAATAACCGTGCCAGAAGGTATTAATTTAGAGGTAAATGTTACAGGGAGAGGTAGTGTCTATATTACAGCAGGTGCAAAAGATGTTTCTGTTCATGCCAATCAAGGGGATATTACCATTATTCAACCTGAGGGTGAAATTTTTGCTCAAACGATATTAGGTCGAATTGATGTAAGTCAGATAAAAGACTCTGCGGATATACAAACAATTAATGGTGCCATATATACCACTATGATAAAAGGGAAAATTAGAGCAAATTCTGTAAACGGTAATATTCAGGCAACTCTTTTAAGTGAAAATATTGAAATTTGTGATTTAAGCGTTACAAATGGTAATATAACTTTAATAATACCCGAATTGTTTTCGTCTAAAATTCTGGCAAAAACCCATAGAGGTTATGTAACTTCGGAGTTTGCTTTAGGCGAAATTACCCCGGGCACTCAGGTTCGCCAGATAGAAAAACAAATAGGTAAAGGGGTAGCAGACTTGAAATTAACCTCTATGAATGGCAAAATATTAATATCACGATTGGTGCAATAG
- a CDS encoding RNA polymerase sigma factor — MFKWLSSSSQTSGAIVACPGVAEKVSVETSELELVRKSQKGDTEAFAELVRKYQQIVFNISYRFMRDTNLAEDMAQESFIKAFKHIKGFRGDCAFSTWLYRVTCSVCLTELNRRKKRAEVELQPDTPVGSVETKINEYEIAEKIRKCVTNLSDRYATVLTLYYLNGISYEEIAEIMDIPVGTLKTWMFRARKQLRKIVEKEIFPNGRDSS, encoded by the coding sequence ATGTTCAAGTGGTTAAGTTCTTCTTCGCAAACAAGCGGAGCGATAGTAGCGTGTCCGGGCGTTGCGGAGAAGGTCTCAGTAGAAACTTCCGAACTCGAATTGGTGCGGAAAAGTCAGAAAGGAGATACAGAGGCTTTCGCTGAATTGGTGCGAAAATATCAGCAAATTGTTTTTAATATTTCGTATCGGTTCATGCGAGATACCAACCTTGCAGAAGATATGGCTCAAGAATCTTTCATAAAGGCATTCAAACATATAAAAGGTTTTCGTGGTGATTGTGCTTTTTCAACATGGTTATATCGTGTAACCTGTAGTGTTTGCCTGACAGAACTAAACAGAAGAAAGAAAAGAGCCGAAGTTGAATTACAACCGGATACCCCTGTGGGTAGCGTGGAAACAAAAATTAACGAATATGAAATCGCAGAAAAAATCCGCAAATGTGTTACCAATCTTTCCGACCGATATGCTACGGTTTTGACACTTTATTATTTGAATGGTATTTCTTATGAAGAAATTGCTGAAATTATGGATATACCTGTAGGAACATTGAAAACATGGATGTTCCGTGCTCGTAAGCAATTGCGGAAAATTGTAGAAAAGGAGATTTTTCCCAATGGTAGAGATTCCTCGTGA
- a CDS encoding carboxypeptidase regulatory-like domain-containing protein, with product MSKKIFISRGMVQAIFVLILIVAIGVAVAFLFAPQKPEAPPRSNIAYEDKPTERPDKKPGKQHDEVLPDISTPSTEAQPKVPAPQEPTGAPETATSSVSERKIFYCSVKVIDGQNNQPLPGAKVILASTSVRRYRPSLGGFSVTSGRTTIEPYQIRGPFGTNEEGVAWVTIFDADIEQFKKENLRVIAKYGDYIQGEEPLPELKEEESNEITMKLYKGGSIEGRVVEEGSGKGASGVKIIIDEGLNPFKEQGKTTPSIPAVSDEDGNFKLEGLIPGTYGILISIEGTPYLPNKKEFPYKKVTIVSPQDVQKGIVFKVLPAGMIWGYILNMSGEPVSGAEVLLTTSQSIFSQAVSALLTQEAPISTTSDSNGYYEMGGVPLNQEWRLYVTGVGGYTPQLSDVFALTPSYRVVRVDVNVFDGTSVSGFVRDTAGNPISRADIVCMPEYSAIFSPLDQPTTFKNVTTQEDGSYYISGLPQGSYQILAWKAGYKVPMSGYKFASDGYSKVTGINITLEPVEAGELSVYGKVTNPQGQPISGADVQLEGITTAGFQSVDESTKTDSAGMYKIDGVSIGYYELRVSYPGYVTRTLYSVRFNQPTDVILQTFGVIRGQVLVKETNAPLEKPFTIEAKPEPLGADASGDITFAQYTTETTESSFTNPEGRFELQLGPSAFTLTASSDEYVDGKAQAVVREGETVEVKIYVSKQGAVVAGKVNIRGGGNPQGARVFLIQSESETEAMTRALFAEESSGGKMQIVGEDGMFRFESVSEGNYVVIAQHEGYAMGNSGLISLSAGQRMENVTITLGSGGGLEGHVYINGQLAPNALVVILGPGGTKTTNTDANGYYYFDGLTGGVYQLVASPVGSGNTGDTVDTEDINMSGLFETKGVPVEVKEGQTTRFDFGKMGGVRIEGRCNPSPPIGGIALLRPPSGRPFAFGQVVNMDELVGSMSAMVNPLGGNFVFEDVPTGEWQLDIYYVQFGRGVRYVYSTVISVKGEEPVMNIDCMVRL from the coding sequence ATGAGTAAGAAAATATTTATTTCCCGTGGAATGGTTCAGGCAATATTTGTATTAATCCTTATTGTGGCTATAGGGGTAGCGGTTGCATTTCTATTTGCCCCGCAGAAACCCGAAGCCCCTCCAAGGTCTAACATTGCTTATGAGGATAAGCCTACCGAACGTCCGGATAAAAAACCTGGAAAGCAACATGACGAAGTCCTTCCTGATATATCTACCCCATCCACAGAAGCACAACCTAAAGTTCCCGCTCCCCAAGAACCTACAGGGGCACCAGAAACTGCAACATCCTCTGTCAGTGAGAGGAAAATATTTTATTGTTCTGTGAAAGTAATAGATGGACAAAACAATCAGCCTTTACCGGGAGCCAAGGTTATATTAGCATCAACATCAGTGAGAAGATACAGACCTTCATTGGGTGGTTTTTCAGTAACATCCGGGAGGACTACTATCGAGCCTTATCAGATACGAGGACCTTTTGGCACGAATGAAGAAGGTGTTGCTTGGGTTACGATTTTTGATGCCGATATAGAACAGTTTAAGAAAGAAAATCTTCGTGTTATTGCTAAATACGGGGATTATATTCAGGGAGAAGAACCTCTACCAGAACTTAAAGAAGAAGAATCGAATGAAATTACAATGAAACTATACAAAGGGGGGTCTATTGAAGGAAGAGTTGTGGAGGAAGGTTCAGGTAAAGGTGCCAGTGGAGTTAAAATTATTATTGATGAAGGATTAAACCCTTTTAAGGAACAGGGAAAGACCACTCCATCAATACCTGCTGTAAGTGATGAAGACGGGAATTTTAAATTAGAAGGACTTATCCCGGGCACTTACGGTATATTGATTTCTATAGAGGGCACTCCTTATTTACCTAACAAAAAAGAATTTCCCTATAAAAAAGTTACAATTGTATCCCCACAGGATGTCCAAAAAGGTATCGTTTTTAAAGTTTTACCTGCGGGAATGATTTGGGGATATATATTAAACATGTCGGGGGAACCTGTTTCTGGTGCAGAAGTTTTATTAACTACCTCTCAAAGCATATTCTCACAGGCAGTAAGTGCATTACTAACACAAGAAGCCCCTATATCCACGACTTCTGATAGTAATGGCTATTATGAAATGGGTGGTGTCCCACTAAATCAGGAATGGCGTTTATATGTAACCGGGGTAGGTGGATATACACCCCAATTAAGCGATGTCTTCGCATTAACTCCATCATATCGAGTGGTTCGTGTAGATGTTAATGTTTTTGATGGAACATCTGTTTCAGGATTTGTGCGAGATACCGCGGGGAACCCTATATCACGGGCAGATATTGTATGCATGCCCGAATACAGTGCTATCTTTTCACCGCTTGACCAGCCTACAACTTTTAAGAATGTAACTACACAAGAAGATGGTTCTTATTATATTTCCGGGCTTCCACAAGGAAGTTATCAGATTTTAGCATGGAAAGCAGGTTATAAAGTTCCTATGTCAGGCTATAAATTTGCCAGTGATGGATATTCAAAAGTTACAGGTATTAATATTACTTTAGAACCTGTTGAAGCAGGAGAACTGTCTGTTTACGGTAAGGTAACAAATCCGCAGGGACAGCCTATAAGTGGTGCAGATGTCCAATTGGAGGGAATTACTACAGCAGGTTTCCAGTCTGTAGATGAATCAACAAAAACGGATAGTGCAGGAATGTATAAGATAGATGGGGTAAGTATTGGATATTATGAATTGCGTGTATCATATCCCGGGTATGTAACCCGAACATTATATAGCGTTCGATTTAATCAGCCTACCGATGTTATTTTGCAAACCTTTGGTGTAATTCGTGGGCAGGTGTTAGTAAAAGAAACGAATGCCCCTCTGGAAAAGCCTTTTACGATTGAAGCAAAACCGGAACCCCTTGGAGCAGATGCATCAGGGGATATTACCTTTGCACAATACACGACAGAGACCACAGAATCTTCATTTACTAACCCGGAAGGTAGATTTGAACTCCAATTAGGTCCCAGTGCTTTTACATTGACAGCGAGTTCCGACGAATATGTAGATGGCAAGGCTCAAGCAGTGGTTCGCGAAGGGGAAACGGTAGAAGTGAAGATATATGTATCGAAACAAGGTGCGGTTGTTGCAGGAAAAGTAAATATTCGTGGCGGAGGTAATCCACAGGGGGCAAGAGTATTTCTAATTCAATCCGAATCCGAAACCGAAGCCATGACCAGAGCCCTTTTCGCTGAAGAATCCTCTGGAGGAAAGATGCAGATTGTCGGCGAAGATGGTATGTTCCGTTTTGAATCGGTATCGGAGGGAAATTATGTGGTTATAGCCCAGCATGAAGGTTATGCTATGGGCAATAGTGGGTTGATTTCCCTAAGTGCGGGACAACGCATGGAAAATGTAACCATAACTTTGGGCTCGGGTGGTGGATTGGAAGGTCATGTGTATATAAATGGACAACTGGCTCCCAATGCTCTGGTGGTTATTTTAGGACCAGGAGGAACAAAAACGACCAATACCGATGCTAATGGTTATTATTATTTTGACGGGTTAACCGGTGGTGTATATCAATTAGTTGCATCACCTGTTGGTTCAGGAAATACAGGAGATACAGTAGATACAGAAGATATTAATATGAGTGGCTTGTTTGAGACAAAAGGTGTTCCTGTTGAAGTTAAAGAAGGACAGACAACCCGTTTCGACTTCGGTAAAATGGGTGGAGTGCGAATTGAAGGACGGTGCAACCCATCACCGCCTATTGGAGGTATTGCTTTATTGAGACCTCCCTCTGGGCGTCCTTTTGCCTTTGGACAGGTGGTAAATATGGATGAACTGGTAGGAAGTATGAGTGCTATGGTGAACCCCTTAGGTGGAAATTTTGTTTTTGAAGATGTTCCGACGGGAGAATGGCAGTTAGATATTTATTATGTCCAATTTGGTCGTGGGGTTCGGTATGTCTATAGCACGGTTATTTCTGTAAAAGGAGAAGAGCCTGTAATGAATATTGATTGTATGGTTCGGTTATAA
- a CDS encoding ABC transporter ATP-binding protein — protein sequence MAFIEVENLTVSYSETVAIHDISFQLEPGVIGLIGPNGAGKTTLIRTFLGFIRPVKGKIVISGLSLPQEILKVRAIVGHMPEREVVSPKVTAVSFLVYCGRLVGMSYVDALERSHEVLNYVGLQEARYRPMQTYSTGMLQRVKLAQAILHDPKILILDEPTNGLDPDGRLEMLQLIKEISEQRNVTTILSTHLLPDVQNLCSQIVVLKKGKLVYCGDLQSLIDSKVNHYEVSVQSPIEPFEEELEKIGIKFQELPQEVLSLQLPESIPQQEIFRCAQRAGTIIRSFMPAGGSLAELFQSKLDKEEVS from the coding sequence GTGGCTTTTATAGAGGTTGAAAATCTAACCGTTTCTTATAGCGAAACGGTTGCCATTCATGATATATCTTTTCAATTAGAGCCGGGTGTTATTGGTCTTATCGGTCCAAACGGAGCAGGGAAAACGACACTCATACGCACTTTCTTAGGCTTTATCCGTCCTGTAAAAGGGAAGATTGTCATTTCAGGTCTTTCTCTTCCTCAAGAAATATTAAAAGTCCGTGCGATAGTAGGACACATGCCCGAACGGGAAGTAGTCAGTCCGAAGGTAACTGCGGTTAGTTTTTTAGTATATTGTGGCAGGTTGGTAGGAATGTCTTATGTTGATGCTTTAGAGCGGTCTCATGAAGTATTAAATTATGTGGGATTGCAGGAAGCACGGTATCGCCCCATGCAAACCTATTCAACAGGAATGTTGCAACGGGTAAAATTAGCGCAAGCCATTCTGCATGACCCTAAAATTTTAATTTTAGATGAACCTACCAACGGATTAGACCCGGATGGCAGATTGGAAATGCTTCAACTGATAAAAGAAATTTCCGAACAACGAAATGTTACAACTATTTTATCTACACATTTATTACCGGATGTCCAAAATCTGTGTTCTCAGATTGTTGTATTGAAAAAGGGGAAACTGGTTTATTGTGGAGACCTTCAATCCTTGATTGATAGTAAGGTAAATCACTATGAAGTCTCTGTTCAGTCGCCTATAGAACCTTTTGAGGAAGAGTTAGAAAAAATAGGGATAAAGTTCCAGGAATTACCTCAGGAAGTTTTATCCCTCCAGTTACCGGAAAGTATTCCACAACAAGAGATATTCCGCTGTGCCCAGAGAGCAGGAACTATAATTCGTTCCTTTATGCCTGCGGGTGGAAGTCTGGCGGAATTATTCCAGTCAAAACTTGATAAGGAAGAGGTAAGTTAA